A window of Trichoderma atroviride chromosome 3, complete sequence contains these coding sequences:
- a CDS encoding uncharacterized protein (EggNog:ENOG41): MLYHLSASAPLNSRSKQDTSCSGSVSATYDVVIYGSTSAALVAAIQTTRMNKTVAIVSPTNHIGGMLVSGLGWTDSKNGNAIGGIAREFFVRVYNYYESSSAWTHGTRAQYIGQNIAAQPGPAIDESNQVQWTFEAHVAEQILEDWVEELNITIFRNETLDASADSVILKNNRIESIKTLSGHVYDGLMFIDASYEGDFMAAAGVPYTIGRESEADFGESLAGVQIAPDSSYQGMSPYITEGDSASGLIQGIDRVLTATEAQQLNGTADNLRLQAFNYRISLTQQSDNLVPFSQPEGYDEDAYEILFRYIEAGDATVPFFTSQFMPNEKTDSNSNGKVSTDFLGGNYDTVKKTNYIEESLAQRQTIANNYKTYTQGFFWTLANHPRVPATIRNATGAWGYAKDEWTSNGNWPYEIYIREARRMQGNYTMTQSDVQTPKGFGTDSIIGLGSYTMDVHEAERIVIGSEIQNEGLVHTPVPNPFPIAFGSIIPSSDSITNFLNPVTMSGTHVAFAAIRLEPTYMIMGQSAATAAVLAIEQCVNIQDVDRQSLSDRLEADKQVLSL; encoded by the coding sequence ATGTTATATCATCTTAGCGCTTCTGCTCCTCTGAATAGCCGAAGCAAACAAGATACAAGCTGTTCTGGGTCTGTGTCGGCAACATACGATGTTGTAATATACGGGTCAACCTCAGCTGCGCTTGTGGCCGCCATCCAGACAACGCGTATGAATAAGACCGTCGCAATTGTATCTCCGACCAACCATATTGGCGGAATGCTGGTTTCTGGTCTTGGGTGGACAGATTCCAAGAACGGGAATGCCATCGGTGGTATCGCGAGAGAGTTTTTTGTTCGGGTATACAATTACTACGAGTCTAGTTCTGCATGGACCCATGGGACCAGAGCACAATACATCGGCCAGAATATAGCTGCTCAGCCAGGGCCTGCCATAGACGAAAGCAACCAAGTACAATGGACTTTTGAGGCCCATGTCGCCGAGCAGATATTGGAAGACTGGGTTGAGGAGTTGAACATTACAATCTTTCGAAATGAGACACTTGATGCGTCGGCTGACAGTGTGATACTGAAAAACAACCGGATTGAGTCTATCAAAACGCTGTCAGGTCATGTGTATGATGGCTTGATGTTCATAGATGCCAGCTATGAAGGTGATTTTATGGCTGCGGCCGGGGTTCCATACACAATAGGCCGCGAAAGCGAGGCAGACTTTGGAGAGTCCTTGGCCGGAGTCCAGATTGCGCCAGACAGCAGCTACCAAGGAATGTCTCCGTATATCACCGAGGGAGATTCCGCCAGCGGCCTCATCCAAGGAATCGATCGTGTCCTTACAGCCACAGAGGCTCAGCAACTAAATGGTACTGCCGATAATTTACGACTTCAAGCCTTCAATTATCGGATCAGCTTAACGCAGCAGTCTGACAACCTGGTGCCTTTTTCTCAGCCAGAAGGATACGACGAAGATGCCTATGAGATCTTATTCCGTTACATTGAAGCGGGCGATGCAACGGTGCCATTTTTCACATCGCAGTTTATGCCAAATGAAAAGACAGACAGCAACTCAAATGGAAAAGTCAGCACCGATTTTCTGGGTGGAAACTATGACACTGTTAAGAAGACAAACTACATTGAAGAGAGTTTGGCACAGCGGCAAACAATCGCCAACAATTATAAAACATACACGCAAGGCTTTTTCTGGACGCTTGCCAACCACCCAAGAGTGCCTGCAACGATTCGGAATGCGACAGGCGCATGGGGCTATGCCAAGGACGAATGGACGAGCAACGGAAATTGGCCGTATGAGATTTACATACGAGAAGCAAGACGCATGCAGGGAAACTATACCATGACGCAAAGCGACGTACAGACCCCCAAGGGCTTCGGCACAGACAGCATCATTGGTCTCGGATCTTATACCATGGACGTGCACGAGGCGGAAAGGATAGTCATTGGGTCTGAAATTCAGAATGAAGGGCTCGTCCATACCCCTGTGCCGAATCCGTTCCCCATTGCATTTGGCAGCATTATTCCTTCCTCAGACTCCATCACCAACTTTCTGAATCCCGTCACAATGAGCGGCACTCATGTGGCGTTTGCGGCCATCCGACTGGAGCCAACGTATATGATAATGGGACAGAGCGCGGcgactgctgctgtgctggcgATTGAACAGTGTGTAAACATACAAGATGTTGACAGGCAATCATTGAGTGACCGATTAGAGGCAGATAAGCAGGTCTTGTCTCTGTAA
- a CDS encoding uncharacterized protein (EggNog:ENOG41) → MTLSNMKRLPRPVNTLFVSEKLVYRSVQMSDLDIFYQIISEPGCMEMGHPLISRPPTQKSMDHFVESYQKKALIFVFIWLQEKSENGHIIAGKPIGSLNMSPPSLQAREDHRSTSFSIWLLEEYRGKGYGEEATNWAVDWAFIYAGVHRIELWSFSFNEAAIRLWEKIGFKLEGRKRENVWF, encoded by the coding sequence ATGACTCTAAGCAATATGAAACGTTTGCCACGGCCCGTGAACACGCTTTTTGTATCGGAAAAGCTGGTCTATCGCAGTGTGCAGATGTCCGACCTGGACATATTCTACCAAATTATCAGCGAACCCGGGTGCATGGAAATGGGCCACCCGCTTATTTCCCGCCCACCAACCCAAAAGTCAATGGATCATTTTGTCGAATCCTACCAAAAGAAAGCCCTGATATTTGTCTTCATCTGGCTACAAGAAAAGTCGGAGAATGGGCACATCATAGCAGGCAAGCCGATTGGGTCTCTCAACATGTCCCCGCCATCGCTCCAAGCCAGGGAAGATCACCGTTCTACGAGCTTTTCCATTTGGCTTTTAGAAGAATATCGTGGTAAAGGCTATGGGGAAGAAGCTACTAATTGGGCTGTGGACTGGGCATTTATTTATGCTGGCGTGCACCGTATTGAACTCTGgtccttcagcttcaacgaGGCAGCAATACGGCTGTGGGAAAAGATTGGATTCAAATTGGAAGGCAGAAAGCGAGAAAATGTGTGGTTCTAA
- a CDS encoding uncharacterized protein (EggNog:ENOG41~TransMembrane:4 (i63-89o109-132i189-211o231-251i)) produces MAAPEDLEAEGAAPAQEPSLETATTNTTSTLNENEQNQPVPGETGQEPSKFLEPTTRFSGRQIFYIFGLDGIGALALSGGVNFAIAYAMYTTQNTVKRPVRLWQLPNTLAGDAAVTIFVQCVITWFVELILLRYDLRHRSVQPIGFISQPTNRWLRMFFFLPRDPSAGVGNPNRKWTFLEFIQQALRGLSFGVVSFLILWPIFMGALTGFGRKEGADYVYHDKWLPQVFKLILGGVLGLLTTPLMAMFWLIKAGWEYKKDETPVAAEV; encoded by the exons ATGGCGGCACCTGAAGATCTGGAAGCAGAGGGTGCAGCGCCGGCACAGGAGCCGAGCCTGGAAACGGCAACCACCAACACTACAAGTACTTTAAACGAGAATGAGCAGAACCAGCCTGTTCCAGGAGAAACAGGACAAGAGCCCAGCAAATTTCTCGAGCCCACCACGCGGTTTTCGGGTCGACAGATTTTCTacatctttggcttggatGGCATTGGCGCATTGGCTCTGTCAGGGGGTGTCAATTTCGCCATCGCGTACG CCATGTACACCACGCAAAACACAGTCAAGCGGCCTGTCCGCCTGTGGCAGCTCCCCAATACGCTGGccggtgatgctgctgtcaCGATATTCGTGCAGTGCGTCATCACCTGGTTCGTCGAGCTGATTCTCCTTCGCTATGATCTCCGCCATCGCTCAGTGCAGCCCATCGGCTTCATCTCCCAGCCGACTAACCGGTGGCTGCGGatgttcttcttcctccctcGCGATCCGTCTGCCGGAGTTGGGAACCCGAATCGCAAGTGGACGTTTCTTGAATTTATCCAGCAGGCCTTACGGGGCCTCAGCTTCGGTGTCGTGAGCTTCCTGATACTGTGGCCCATTTTCATGGGTGCACTGACAGGATTCGGGAGAAAAGAGGGTGCCGACTATGTTTATCACGACAAATGGCTGCCTCAAGTCTTCAAATTAATATTGGGTGGCGTTTTGGGCCTGCTAACGACGCCGCTAATGGCCATGTTTTGGTTGATTAAAGCGGGCTGGGAATACAAAAAGGACGAAACTCCAGTGGCTGCAGAAGTATGA